One Candidatus Limnocylindrales bacterium genomic region harbors:
- a CDS encoding tetratricopeptide repeat protein: MQVSFKLVKIVMGVWILLLMGIPGREGFKIFSYFNTQAPAGNVSADYKRQTMDNSQQRTDNELLQRLGKGWISTIQYAPDGKYVAVATSIGIELRDPITLAEVKMRLGMPLQGHTGPIGSLAFSPDGSILASGGYDKTIILWKTETGEKLATLHGHQNWVTALAFSKDGTLLASGSYDETVILWDLKAGVRQASPLRTLRGHRGHVLSVAFNPARTLLASGGSDHQVILWDLKALTDSKPAVADDRQFSHKILSGHQEAIQSLAFNPEGSLLVSGSDDASVILWDVKKGEKIQVIRDHQDAVKSVAFNPAGTFLASGSFDGTVRLWSISQLGREPAAASKTLQSPAHHIWWVTFSPDGHFLLSSSAENRLVRWDLQNGDVAHSTPTVVWDHTSPLWSSAISQKTLALAGDNGMLELWNLTSVLQPGEKNGKREEKSESLRNSEPSRSSLQGHLGAVRTVAFNREGTLLASGGEDKQIILWDAQNGVKQRVLEGHGGSVLRLAFSPDDAFLASGGDDQMIFLWDLQTGEKVKTLWNQSQDVLTLVFSPDGKVLISAGSDGTIIFWDIEQGEPIHTLTRPGNWMSSLALSPDGELLAIGNLDNSVTLWSISDNREVRTLRGPTGPIWSLAFSPDGSRLAGAGSDSIIFLWTVNEGQLFKTLRGHTSWVNCLSFNQDGSLLISGSFDGTALIWRIDRPETLQSKGLEAGFGKPKAERGETKKQKPLTSIQRSSGEKVELRDRSSDSTEVTPGLQNPKTEPEEKNKDKVTPSPKDKAISPPSPSKVEEVDKEKSDKAEKIKADPESIFQKWYELGLARMAQRRWESAIENLKRALEVKQVEEVKEKLKEAIHHRWYDLGMERMKQKRWEDAIENFNLALSTLDTPESRKGLQEASYHKWYEAGLSQAERGLWSQAGASFTLALGFLDTEEARTHLREVRYAQWYQTGLEQVSREQWARARESFRLALQEKDTEEARRQLQQAIINQNYQEGQIRLQQQNWSQAIAYFTQALSELKNSQFPIPDSALQVQKLQVNLYYAQGSLAMDQQDWTEARKLFEKALEVDPHHSDARRKLNQIVSFITRQKQEQIQPLLRLGEEKLKEWDWDAARTYFLKAWEINPADLEISQKLEEVATGLRYWEEDQQRERQLLRAQQEHQMRSLLEKEIHRKNLIRYTVIGLGILGSLLLVLILRKKKSFDSLTQSKILEAAFYKTLGRYAKAAEIYQRMLEKDLSTDSQQTDKLWIYPLLADLYIKMGRQDEEAAKVYDRALSLGFTHPEAIIPVSYRYLRNFKISERALWVFENALKIDPYNRTLLNAILLKAWVLLPENPGHFRFLSLFLKACEKTNTLAMGIDFLREIIPIDPSFTDLYLKLADLFWAKGKPLLAKEYLTLAYKFNKNAPSTSKKGNVPSHTLGVILDKLEAIYRLLTTENGQAPAAHYQLGLLYMKQGKIRKAIREFRKIHKIPQWRERSRNKLMECWNTLGATRILLSLRPSNLKIRFYTSMGAWDRVIRVYERLLSKNPKKVWIFPRLSALYLKTGRFHARAFWVHHKALSLDPELRDPALLLANYYLQRRMTGPRTIWVYERALEFQPDNVELLSLLLEAYLKADEAEYRIREDHLSKEQAMVTISKRLYRLGHRSKRVYQILSRSCLKHQRIDREAMHIYQNALQYEPDNQRLRDMIDRVRSLQEETLALWESHG, encoded by the coding sequence ATGCAGGTTTCTTTCAAATTGGTAAAGATCGTGATGGGTGTTTGGATTCTCCTTTTAATGGGAATTCCGGGTAGGGAAGGGTTTAAGATCTTCTCCTATTTTAACACCCAGGCTCCGGCGGGAAATGTCTCTGCAGATTATAAACGGCAAACTATGGACAACAGCCAGCAGAGAACAGACAACGAGTTATTGCAACGGTTAGGTAAGGGATGGATCAGTACTATCCAATATGCGCCAGACGGTAAGTATGTTGCCGTAGCGACATCCATAGGAATAGAATTACGGGATCCGATTACTTTGGCAGAAGTTAAGATGCGATTAGGCATGCCCCTACAGGGGCATACCGGACCTATTGGATCCCTCGCTTTCAGCCCCGACGGATCTATTTTAGCTTCTGGAGGATATGATAAAACCATTATTCTTTGGAAAACTGAAACCGGAGAGAAATTAGCAACCCTTCATGGGCATCAGAATTGGGTTACCGCTCTTGCCTTTAGTAAGGATGGAACTTTACTGGCTTCCGGGAGCTATGATGAGACGGTTATTCTTTGGGATTTAAAAGCCGGGGTTAGACAGGCTTCACCCCTTAGAACGCTCCGGGGCCATCGAGGTCATGTACTGTCGGTGGCTTTTAACCCGGCCCGTACTTTGCTGGCTTCCGGCGGTTCAGATCATCAGGTGATTTTATGGGATCTGAAAGCCCTGACCGATTCGAAACCTGCCGTGGCCGATGACCGGCAATTTTCCCACAAAATTCTGTCGGGCCATCAAGAAGCCATTCAGTCCCTGGCTTTTAACCCGGAGGGATCTTTATTAGTCTCTGGAAGCGATGATGCCAGCGTGATTTTATGGGATGTTAAAAAAGGGGAAAAGATCCAGGTGATTCGAGATCATCAAGACGCTGTAAAATCGGTTGCTTTTAATCCCGCCGGAACTTTTTTAGCTTCCGGAAGTTTTGATGGAACCGTGCGGCTTTGGAGTATTTCCCAATTGGGCCGTGAACCTGCCGCTGCATCGAAAACCCTCCAGAGTCCGGCCCATCATATCTGGTGGGTGACTTTCAGCCCGGACGGTCATTTCCTGCTCTCAAGCAGCGCTGAAAATAGGCTCGTCCGATGGGATCTCCAAAATGGAGATGTGGCCCACTCTACCCCTACGGTAGTATGGGATCATACCTCTCCCCTTTGGTCCTCGGCCATAAGCCAGAAGACTTTAGCCCTGGCAGGCGATAATGGGATGTTGGAGCTATGGAACCTGACCTCGGTCCTCCAGCCGGGGGAGAAGAATGGAAAAAGGGAAGAAAAAAGTGAAAGCCTACGTAACTCTGAACCTTCCCGTTCTTCTTTACAGGGTCATCTGGGTGCTGTGAGAACCGTCGCCTTTAACCGAGAAGGTACCCTGCTGGCTTCAGGCGGAGAGGATAAACAGATTATCCTCTGGGATGCCCAAAATGGCGTGAAACAGCGGGTATTGGAGGGACATGGGGGTTCTGTCCTAAGGCTTGCTTTCAGCCCGGATGATGCTTTTCTGGCATCCGGTGGAGACGATCAGATGATCTTCCTGTGGGATCTTCAGACCGGAGAGAAGGTAAAAACCTTATGGAACCAAAGCCAGGATGTTTTGACCCTTGTTTTTAGTCCCGATGGAAAAGTTTTAATATCAGCAGGCTCCGATGGAACCATTATATTTTGGGATATAGAACAGGGAGAGCCTATCCATACCCTGACAAGACCCGGCAACTGGATGAGTTCCCTGGCCTTGAGTCCAGATGGGGAACTTTTGGCTATAGGGAATCTGGATAACTCGGTAACCCTCTGGAGTATTTCCGATAACCGGGAGGTGAGAACCCTCCGGGGGCCTACAGGTCCCATTTGGAGTCTGGCTTTCAGTCCGGACGGATCCCGGTTAGCAGGCGCCGGTTCAGATTCCATCATCTTCCTCTGGACCGTGAACGAAGGCCAGCTCTTCAAAACCTTAAGAGGTCATACCAGTTGGGTTAATTGCCTGAGTTTTAATCAGGATGGCTCTTTGTTAATATCCGGGAGTTTTGATGGAACTGCTCTGATATGGAGAATAGACAGGCCGGAAACACTACAAAGCAAAGGACTGGAAGCTGGATTCGGTAAGCCGAAAGCCGAACGTGGTGAAACGAAAAAACAGAAACCCCTGACTTCCATCCAACGTTCTTCCGGTGAAAAAGTAGAGCTCCGGGATCGGTCCTCCGATTCAACCGAAGTCACCCCGGGCTTACAGAATCCGAAAACGGAACCGGAAGAGAAAAACAAAGACAAAGTAACCCCATCCCCTAAAGATAAAGCAATTTCCCCTCCATCCCCCTCTAAAGTAGAGGAAGTGGATAAAGAAAAGTCCGATAAGGCGGAGAAAATCAAAGCAGACCCTGAAAGTATTTTTCAAAAATGGTATGAGCTTGGCCTTGCGCGGATGGCCCAAAGGAGATGGGAGAGTGCTATTGAGAATTTAAAGCGGGCTTTGGAAGTGAAACAGGTTGAAGAAGTCAAAGAAAAGCTTAAGGAAGCTATCCATCACCGATGGTATGATTTAGGGATGGAGCGGATGAAACAAAAACGATGGGAGGATGCCATAGAAAATTTTAACCTTGCCTTAAGTACCCTGGATACCCCGGAGTCTAGAAAAGGACTTCAGGAAGCCAGTTATCATAAATGGTACGAAGCCGGCCTTAGTCAGGCAGAACGAGGCTTATGGTCCCAGGCAGGAGCCAGCTTTACCCTGGCCTTGGGCTTTTTAGATACCGAAGAAGCCCGTACCCATTTGAGGGAGGTCCGATATGCCCAATGGTACCAGACAGGACTCGAGCAGGTTAGCCGGGAACAATGGGCACGAGCCAGGGAGAGTTTTAGGTTGGCCCTCCAGGAGAAGGATACCGAAGAAGCTCGACGCCAGCTTCAACAGGCCATTATAAATCAAAATTATCAGGAAGGACAGATCCGGCTTCAACAACAAAACTGGAGCCAGGCCATCGCCTACTTTACCCAGGCCCTATCTGAGTTGAAAAATTCCCAATTCCCAATTCCCGATTCTGCCCTTCAAGTCCAGAAGCTCCAGGTAAACCTCTATTATGCTCAGGGCTCTCTTGCCATGGATCAGCAGGATTGGACAGAAGCCAGGAAACTCTTTGAGAAAGCCCTGGAAGTAGATCCCCATCATTCAGATGCCCGCAGGAAGCTGAACCAGATCGTTTCCTTCATAACCCGGCAGAAACAAGAACAGATTCAGCCGCTACTGCGTTTAGGGGAAGAAAAGCTAAAAGAATGGGACTGGGATGCTGCAAGAACTTACTTCTTAAAAGCCTGGGAGATAAATCCTGCCGACCTCGAGATCTCGCAAAAGCTCGAAGAGGTAGCAACAGGCCTTCGATATTGGGAAGAAGATCAGCAACGAGAACGTCAACTCCTACGTGCTCAACAGGAACACCAGATGCGCAGCCTTTTAGAAAAAGAAATCCATCGAAAGAATCTGATCCGATATACCGTCATCGGCTTGGGAATCCTGGGAAGTCTTCTCCTTGTCCTTATCTTAAGAAAGAAGAAATCTTTCGATTCACTTACCCAGAGTAAAATTCTGGAAGCGGCTTTTTATAAAACTTTGGGTCGATATGCTAAAGCGGCCGAGATTTATCAGAGGATGCTGGAAAAGGATCTTTCCACGGACTCCCAGCAGACGGATAAGCTTTGGATTTATCCCCTGTTGGCAGACCTTTATATCAAAATGGGAAGACAGGATGAGGAAGCCGCAAAGGTTTATGATCGTGCTTTATCTTTAGGCTTTACCCATCCGGAAGCCATAATCCCGGTCTCTTACCGTTACCTGAGAAACTTCAAGATCAGCGAGCGGGCCCTCTGGGTTTTTGAAAACGCGCTGAAAATAGATCCTTATAATCGGACCCTGTTAAATGCCATCCTCCTTAAAGCCTGGGTCCTTCTCCCGGAAAATCCCGGCCATTTCAGATTTTTGTCTCTTTTTCTAAAAGCCTGTGAGAAAACAAATACCCTGGCTATGGGGATTGACTTCCTCCGTGAAATCATCCCCATAGATCCTTCTTTTACAGATCTTTACTTGAAGTTAGCGGACCTGTTCTGGGCAAAGGGAAAACCTCTTCTTGCCAAGGAGTATCTGACCCTTGCTTATAAGTTCAACAAGAACGCCCCATCGACTTCCAAGAAAGGGAATGTACCATCCCATACCTTGGGTGTTATCCTCGATAAACTGGAAGCTATCTATCGCCTTCTAACAACAGAAAATGGTCAGGCTCCGGCTGCCCATTATCAATTGGGATTGTTATATATGAAACAGGGAAAGATCCGTAAAGCCATCCGGGAGTTCAGGAAGATTCACAAAATTCCCCAATGGAGAGAGCGATCTCGAAATAAGCTCATGGAATGCTGGAATACTTTAGGGGCAACCCGAATACTCCTTTCCTTAAGACCTTCGAACCTTAAGATTCGCTTCTATACCTCGATGGGGGCCTGGGACAGGGTCATCCGGGTTTATGAGCGACTTCTGAGCAAGAATCCCAAGAAGGTATGGATTTTTCCCCGGTTAAGTGCCCTTTATCTTAAAACAGGTCGTTTTCATGCCAGGGCTTTCTGGGTCCATCATAAGGCCCTTTCCCTGGATCCAGAACTGCGAGACCCTGCCTTACTTTTGGCTAACTATTACCTTCAGAGAAGAATGACCGGTCCAAGGACTATCTGGGTCTATGAAAGGGCACTGGAATTTCAACCTGATAATGTGGAACTTCTTAGTCTTTTGCTGGAAGCTTATTTAAAAGCCGATGAAGCAGAATATAGAATACGGGAGGATCATCTAAGCAAGGAGCAGGCAATGGTAACCATCAGTAAGCGCCTGTATCGCCTGGGCCATCGTAGTAAACGCGTTTATCAGATCTTAAGTCGAAGTTGTCTGAAACATCAACGTATAGATCGAGAAGCCATGCACATCTATCAGAATGCCCTTCAATACGAACCTGATAATCAAAGGCTGAGGGACATGATAGACAGGGTTCGATCCTTGCAAGAAGAAACCCTGGCACTCTGGGAAAGTCATGGATAA
- a CDS encoding ABC transporter ATP-binding protein, protein MKEVILEVRNLQVLGDQQTILDVPKLQVEMGETLAFLGPNGAGKTTLLQVLAFLQSPHEGTVFFKGLPVDYKKNLLPLRRSLAVVFQEPLLFDTTVFENVASGLKLRRVSRHEIYEKVFMWLERLGISHLANRSARTLSGGEAQRTSLARAFVLNPQILFLDEPFAALDSPSREALIEDLEHILRETHTTTILVTHDRSEVLRLADRVAIIDRGKILQMGRTDEVFNHPINETVAAFVGIETVLPGKVIGGREGTFLVKISEGHTIETIGNLRVGEDVLVCLRPEQVTLETLERDPGTWRSEDREEKESTLLRQEKITSSARNRIKGRILRVVPQGLYYKVVLDCGFPLTSFVTKQSVEALNLKEGRSILATFKATAVHIIPK, encoded by the coding sequence GTGAAAGAAGTTATTCTAGAAGTCAGAAATCTACAAGTTCTGGGAGATCAACAAACGATTCTGGATGTTCCTAAACTTCAGGTAGAGATGGGAGAAACCCTGGCTTTTCTCGGACCTAATGGAGCCGGGAAAACGACCCTGCTTCAGGTTCTGGCCTTCCTCCAATCCCCCCATGAAGGAACCGTCTTCTTTAAAGGTTTGCCGGTTGATTATAAAAAGAATCTCCTCCCATTACGGCGATCTCTGGCGGTCGTTTTTCAAGAGCCGCTTTTATTTGATACCACCGTCTTCGAGAATGTTGCTTCCGGCTTGAAACTAAGGAGAGTCTCCCGGCATGAGATCTACGAAAAGGTTTTTATGTGGCTGGAACGTTTGGGTATTTCCCATTTGGCGAATCGCTCGGCCAGAACCCTGTCAGGAGGTGAAGCACAACGAACCAGCCTGGCACGCGCCTTCGTTCTAAATCCCCAAATCCTCTTCCTGGACGAACCCTTTGCAGCTTTAGATTCTCCTTCCCGAGAAGCTCTTATCGAAGATCTTGAACATATCCTCCGGGAAACCCATACAACCACGATCCTGGTGACCCATGATCGCTCTGAAGTCCTTAGATTGGCAGATCGGGTTGCCATTATAGACCGTGGGAAAATCCTCCAGATGGGTAGAACCGATGAGGTTTTTAATCATCCCATCAATGAAACAGTAGCCGCTTTTGTGGGTATCGAGACGGTTCTACCCGGCAAAGTCATAGGAGGAAGGGAAGGAACTTTTCTGGTGAAGATCTCAGAAGGCCACACCATTGAAACTATCGGCAACCTTCGGGTCGGGGAAGATGTTCTGGTCTGTTTGAGACCTGAGCAGGTTACCCTGGAGACCCTGGAAAGGGACCCGGGAACCTGGAGATCCGAAGATAGGGAGGAGAAAGAGTCTACCCTTCTTCGGCAAGAAAAAATCACTTCCAGCGCCAGAAACCGGATAAAAGGGCGTATCCTGAGGGTAGTACCCCAGGGCCTATATTATAAAGTAGTTTTGGATTGTGGATTTCCGTTAACCTCGTTTGTAACCAAACAGTCCGTGGAAGCGCTAAACTTAAAGGAAGGACGCTCTATCCTGGCTACCTTTAAAGCAACAGCAGTCCACATTATCCCGAAATAA
- a CDS encoding ABC transporter permease: MDLIWEGIRKAFELLIHRDPEVWEITWLSLRVSGLATIGSLILGVSIGTFLALSRFPGRRLWITLINTGMGLPPVVVGLFVTILLWRNGPLGFFHLLYTPTAMVIAQTILATPIMAGLTIAAIQHLNPKLRLQILALGASRCQMVWLLLKEARLPLLAAVMAGFGGVISEVGASMMVGGNIKGQTRVLTTATVLETSKGEFGMAIALSILLFLLTFSVNLTLTFLQQRDRPK, translated from the coding sequence GTGGATTTAATTTGGGAGGGAATTCGGAAAGCCTTCGAGCTTTTAATACACCGGGACCCAGAAGTATGGGAGATTACATGGCTTTCCCTTCGGGTTTCTGGATTGGCAACAATAGGTAGTTTGATTCTGGGAGTTTCTATAGGTACTTTTCTGGCTTTAAGTCGCTTCCCCGGTCGCCGCTTATGGATTACCTTGATTAATACCGGTATGGGTCTCCCCCCCGTGGTGGTAGGATTGTTTGTTACAATTTTACTTTGGCGAAATGGACCCTTAGGATTCTTTCACCTGCTCTATACCCCTACGGCAATGGTGATAGCCCAGACTATCCTTGCAACCCCCATTATGGCCGGATTAACCATAGCGGCCATCCAGCATCTTAACCCCAAACTACGTTTACAAATCCTTGCCCTCGGGGCCTCCCGTTGCCAGATGGTCTGGCTTCTCTTAAAGGAAGCCAGGCTCCCCCTACTGGCAGCCGTTATGGCCGGTTTTGGAGGGGTTATCTCAGAGGTTGGCGCTTCGATGATGGTAGGAGGAAATATCAAGGGACAAACCCGGGTACTGACAACGGCTACGGTATTGGAGACCAGTAAAGGCGAATTCGGTATGGCTATTGCCTTGAGTATTCTGCTTTTCCTCTTAACCTTTAGTGTAAACCTGACCCTGACATTCCTCCAACAGCGAGACAGACCCAAATAA